One Mycolicibacterium parafortuitum DNA segment encodes these proteins:
- a CDS encoding fatty acid desaturase family protein encodes MTQVLETTTQQGISKTVAGKTVTLAAEQLDAFGRELDALKDSVIADLGERDATYIRRMIKAQRGLEIGGRALLFGGIIPPFWLAGTIMLGLSKIIDNMEIGHNVMHGQYDWMGDPAISSKGFEWDTACPADQWRHSHNYMHHTYTNIVGLDRDIGYGILRMSSDQKWRPYYLGNPIYAFLLMVLFQYGVALHEMESEKIAAGEITLTDKREILREIWAKTKRQTLKDYVAFPLLAGPFAPWVAAGNLTANLMRNVWSYMIIFCGHFPEDVQEFSIEETKAETRGQWYFRQVLGSANLNGGKLFHILSGNLSFQIEHHLFPDIPAFRHAEIAPKVREICERYGVPYNTGPLPHQFATVVRKIFKFALPF; translated from the coding sequence ATGACGCAAGTACTGGAAACCACAACGCAGCAGGGCATCTCGAAGACCGTTGCGGGAAAGACCGTCACCCTGGCCGCCGAGCAGCTCGACGCGTTCGGCCGTGAACTCGACGCGCTGAAGGACAGCGTCATCGCCGATCTCGGTGAGCGCGACGCCACCTACATCCGCCGGATGATCAAGGCGCAGCGCGGACTCGAGATCGGCGGCCGCGCGCTGCTTTTCGGCGGCATCATCCCGCCGTTCTGGCTCGCGGGCACCATCATGCTGGGCCTGTCGAAGATCATCGACAACATGGAGATCGGCCACAACGTCATGCACGGTCAGTACGACTGGATGGGTGACCCGGCCATCTCCAGCAAGGGCTTCGAATGGGACACCGCGTGCCCGGCCGACCAGTGGCGGCACTCGCACAACTACATGCACCACACCTACACCAACATCGTCGGCCTGGACCGCGACATCGGCTACGGCATCCTGCGGATGAGCTCCGACCAGAAATGGCGGCCGTACTACCTGGGCAACCCGATCTATGCGTTCCTGCTGATGGTGCTGTTCCAATACGGCGTCGCGCTGCACGAGATGGAGAGCGAGAAGATCGCCGCGGGCGAGATCACACTCACCGACAAGCGCGAGATTCTGCGCGAGATCTGGGCCAAGACCAAACGGCAGACGCTCAAGGACTACGTCGCGTTCCCGCTGCTGGCCGGGCCGTTCGCACCGTGGGTGGCCGCCGGCAACCTGACCGCGAACCTGATGCGCAACGTGTGGTCGTACATGATCATCTTCTGCGGGCACTTCCCCGAAGACGTGCAGGAGTTCTCGATCGAGGAGACCAAAGCCGAGACCCGCGGACAGTGGTACTTCCGTCAGGTGCTCGGATCGGCGAATCTGAACGGCGGCAAGCTGTTCCACATCCTGAGCGGCAACCTGTCCTTCCAGATCGAACACCACCTGTTCCCGGACATCCCGGCGTTCCGGCACGCGGAGATCGCACCGAAGGTCCGTGAGATCTGCGAGCGCTACGGTGTGCCCTACAACACCGGCCCGCTGCCGCATCAGTTCGCGACCGTGGTGCGCAAGATCTTCAAGTTCGCGCTGCCGTTCTGA
- a CDS encoding ferredoxin reductase: protein MFTETLTRRSRRSALLDLLTGPHGVDRYTELVDPTWTRAQARAKIVAVRRMTPRSVTLTLAPNRAFTGFRAGQHINLSVEIDGRRRTRPYSPAGAEDDRLLELTVGRHDGGLVSTYLFEHARRGMVVGLDSVAGDFTLPEQPARRILLVSGGSGITPVMSMLRTLRSRRHTGEVTFVHYARSQQEACYRDELREIAATMPNVTVLHGYTRDSRGSDVPARFTGDLAAAADAVYVCGPPSLVDAVREVRPDAESESFVPPVFTAGESSGGTVRFAAAGVEVVDDGRPLLEQAEGAGLSPESGCRMGICFSCTRRKTSGAVRNVVTGAVSSTEAEDVQICVSAPVGDVDIDL from the coding sequence ATGTTCACTGAAACGTTGACCAGGCGCTCGCGGCGCTCGGCGCTGCTGGACCTGCTGACCGGTCCGCACGGCGTCGACCGCTACACCGAGCTGGTCGACCCCACCTGGACGCGAGCGCAGGCCCGCGCCAAGATCGTCGCGGTGCGGCGGATGACGCCGCGCAGTGTGACCCTGACGCTGGCGCCCAACCGGGCCTTCACCGGCTTCCGGGCCGGCCAGCACATCAACCTGTCCGTCGAGATCGACGGCCGGCGTCGCACCCGGCCGTACTCGCCCGCCGGGGCGGAGGACGATCGGCTCCTGGAGCTGACCGTCGGCCGCCACGACGGCGGACTGGTGTCGACCTACCTGTTCGAGCACGCCCGCCGCGGCATGGTCGTCGGGCTGGACTCCGTGGCCGGCGACTTCACGCTGCCCGAGCAGCCTGCCCGCCGCATCCTGCTGGTCTCCGGCGGCAGCGGCATCACGCCGGTCATGTCGATGCTGCGGACCCTGCGGTCGCGACGGCACACCGGCGAGGTCACCTTCGTGCACTACGCGCGATCGCAGCAGGAGGCCTGCTATCGCGACGAACTGCGCGAGATCGCCGCGACGATGCCGAACGTGACCGTGCTGCACGGCTATACCCGCGATTCCCGCGGGTCCGACGTGCCTGCCCGATTCACCGGCGACCTCGCGGCCGCCGCCGACGCGGTCTATGTCTGCGGACCGCCGTCGCTCGTCGACGCGGTGCGTGAGGTCCGCCCGGACGCCGAGTCCGAAAGTTTCGTCCCGCCGGTGTTCACCGCCGGCGAGTCCAGCGGCGGCACAGTGCGATTCGCCGCCGCCGGCGTCGAGGTCGTCGACGACGGGCGGCCACTGCTCGAACAGGCCGAGGGTGCGGGCCTGAGCCCGGAGAGTGGGTGCCGGATGGGCATCTGTTTCTCCTGCACCCGCCGCAAGACCAGTGGCGCCGTCCGCAACGTCGTCACCGGTGCCGTGTCGTCCACCGAAGCCGAGGACGTGCAGATCTGCGTGTCCGCGCCCGTCGGTGATGTCGACATCGACCTGTAA
- a CDS encoding TetR family transcriptional regulator — protein sequence MNSRTPSSRSGRSRSREKGRETLSREERKEATRRAIVEAALHLLAERGFSALSLREVTREAGIVPAAFYRHFDSMEALGLVLIDESFRSLRDMLRGARAGRLDPNRVIESSVDILIDGVQERREHWRFIGRERSTGVTVLRYAIRTEIRLITSELAIDLARFPNLNTWSSEDLNILASVFVNSMIAIAEQLEDVTDPPAVEEIRRVAVKQLRMITIGVAGWRSG from the coding sequence GTGAACAGTCGTACGCCGAGCTCACGATCGGGCCGTTCCAGGTCCCGGGAGAAGGGTCGGGAGACGCTGTCTCGGGAGGAGCGCAAGGAGGCCACCCGGCGCGCGATCGTCGAGGCCGCGCTGCATCTGCTCGCCGAGCGCGGGTTCAGCGCGCTGAGCCTTCGTGAGGTCACCCGCGAGGCCGGCATCGTGCCCGCAGCGTTCTACCGCCACTTCGATTCGATGGAGGCACTCGGCCTCGTCCTGATCGACGAGTCGTTCCGCAGCCTCCGCGACATGCTGCGCGGCGCGCGTGCCGGCCGTCTCGACCCCAACCGGGTGATCGAGTCCTCGGTGGACATCCTCATCGACGGGGTGCAGGAGCGCCGCGAGCACTGGCGGTTCATCGGTCGGGAACGCTCCACCGGCGTCACCGTGCTGCGTTACGCGATCCGCACCGAAATCCGGTTGATCACCTCGGAATTGGCGATCGACCTGGCCCGCTTCCCGAACCTGAACACCTGGAGCAGCGAGGACCTCAACATCCTGGCCAGCGTGTTCGTCAACTCGATGATCGCGATCGCCGAGCAGCTCGAAGACGTCACCGATCCGCCTGCGGTCGAGGAGATCCGGCGCGTCGCGGTCAAGCAGCTGCGAATGATCACCATCGGCGTGGCGGGCTGGCGCAGCGGTTAA
- a CDS encoding SDR family NAD(P)-dependent oxidoreductase: MDRAAFDRLFDMTGRTVIVTGGTRGIGLALAEGYVLAGANVVVASRKADACEQAAQHLRESGGQALGVPTHLGEVDGLGALVERTVAEFGGIDVLVNNAANPLAQPFGTMTVDALTKSFEVNLQGPVMLTQEALPHLKASEHAAVLNMVSVGAFIFAPMLSIYASMKAAMMSFTRSMAAEFVHHGIRVNALAPGPVDTDMMRKNPKEAIDGMVAGTLMGRLASPDEMVGAALLLTSDAGSYITGQVLIADGGGTPR, from the coding sequence ATGGACCGCGCGGCCTTTGACCGGTTGTTCGACATGACGGGCCGGACGGTGATCGTCACCGGTGGCACCCGGGGGATCGGTCTGGCGCTGGCGGAGGGCTATGTGCTCGCCGGTGCCAATGTCGTGGTGGCCAGCCGTAAGGCCGACGCGTGTGAGCAGGCGGCCCAGCATCTTCGGGAGTCGGGCGGGCAGGCCCTCGGCGTGCCGACACACCTGGGCGAGGTCGACGGCCTCGGGGCGCTCGTCGAACGCACGGTCGCCGAGTTCGGTGGCATCGACGTGCTGGTCAACAACGCCGCCAACCCGCTCGCGCAGCCGTTCGGGACGATGACCGTCGACGCGCTGACCAAGTCCTTCGAGGTGAACCTGCAGGGCCCGGTGATGCTGACCCAGGAGGCGTTGCCGCATCTGAAGGCCAGTGAGCACGCCGCGGTGCTGAACATGGTGTCGGTCGGCGCGTTCATCTTCGCGCCGATGCTGTCCATCTACGCGTCGATGAAGGCCGCGATGATGTCGTTCACCCGATCGATGGCCGCCGAGTTCGTCCACCACGGCATCCGCGTCAACGCGCTGGCCCCAGGACCGGTGGACACCGACATGATGCGCAAGAACCCGAAGGAGGCCATCGACGGCATGGTCGCCGGCACCCTGATGGGCCGGCTCGCCTCGCCCGACGAGATGGTCGGCGCCGCACTGCTGCTGACCTCGGATGCGGGTAGCTACATCACCGGTCAGGTCCTCATCGCCGACGGCGGCGGAACCCCGCGCTAG
- a CDS encoding MOSC domain-containing protein: MAGIQVARLWRYPVKSMQGEEADEIVLGPSGVIADRGYGFFDIDSQRLVSAKHPKRFGALLGCSARYLHDPAPGAPTPPIEVTFPDGSVVSDDDDELARRVGALLGREVRLITTVEDGLCIDEVVPEVDGDPAAAEQVLQVPIGLAAPGSLVDLAALHILTTSTLARLVETDPQAQWDPRRMRPNILLDADALADEDDWFGCDLHLGAEAVIHVVGPTPRCVMTTVAQPGLARDPRVLKAIAAIGLRQIGALGQFACAGSYAEVVTPGVVRCGDAVSVERVEPRETALAATIAMMSGATAPGD; encoded by the coding sequence ATGGCCGGGATTCAGGTGGCTCGCCTCTGGCGCTACCCCGTCAAGTCCATGCAGGGCGAGGAAGCAGATGAGATCGTGCTGGGACCGTCCGGGGTGATCGCCGACCGGGGCTACGGCTTCTTCGACATCGACTCGCAGCGCCTGGTCAGCGCCAAGCATCCGAAGCGCTTCGGCGCCCTGCTCGGCTGCTCGGCGCGGTACCTGCACGACCCTGCCCCGGGTGCGCCGACCCCGCCGATCGAGGTGACCTTCCCAGACGGTTCGGTCGTCTCCGATGACGACGACGAGTTGGCCCGCCGGGTCGGCGCGCTGCTCGGGCGCGAGGTCCGGCTGATCACCACGGTCGAGGACGGTCTCTGCATCGACGAGGTCGTCCCCGAGGTGGACGGCGATCCCGCGGCCGCCGAGCAGGTCCTGCAGGTCCCCATCGGTCTGGCCGCGCCCGGCTCGCTGGTCGACCTGGCCGCCCTGCACATCCTCACCACCAGCACGTTGGCGCGCCTGGTGGAGACCGACCCGCAGGCGCAGTGGGATCCCCGCCGGATGCGGCCCAACATCCTCCTCGACGCCGACGCCCTGGCCGACGAGGACGACTGGTTCGGCTGCGACCTGCACCTGGGTGCCGAGGCGGTGATCCACGTGGTGGGCCCGACGCCGCGGTGTGTGATGACGACGGTGGCCCAGCCGGGGCTGGCGCGGGACCCGCGGGTGCTCAAGGCGATCGCCGCGATCGGGCTTCGCCAGATCGGCGCCCTCGGGCAGTTCGCCTGTGCCGGTTCGTACGCCGAGGTCGTCACCCCTGGCGTGGTCCGGTGCGGGGACGCGGTCTCGGTTGAGCGCGTCGAGCCACGCGAGACCGCACTGGCTGCCACAATCGCGATGATGTCGGGGGCGACCGCTCCCGGAGACTGA
- a CDS encoding pseudouridine synthase — protein sequence MRPPPLPVRDGLGPARVRVHGGLLVDEFERRWGTGAKVVAGEVFCADGSVADAQTVLPAGAVVYLYRELPDEVPVPFDIPVLYRDDDIVVVDKPHFLATMPRGRHVAQTALVRLRRELGLPELSPAHRLDRLTAGVLLFTVRRQVRGAYQTMFARGEVAKTYLAHSSAPSAHEFPLTVRSRIVKQRGSLQAVEEPGEPNAETVIEDLGNGHYRLRPRTGRTHQLRLHMATLGLPITGDPLYPDIVDVAPADFSTPLRLLAHTLEFPDPLTGRIRKFSTRRRLL from the coding sequence TTGAGACCGCCCCCGTTGCCCGTTCGCGACGGCCTCGGCCCCGCGCGGGTTCGGGTGCATGGCGGACTGCTCGTCGACGAGTTCGAACGCCGTTGGGGTACCGGCGCCAAAGTCGTTGCCGGGGAAGTCTTCTGCGCCGACGGATCCGTCGCCGACGCGCAGACCGTGCTGCCCGCCGGTGCTGTCGTCTACCTGTATCGCGAACTGCCCGACGAGGTTCCCGTCCCGTTCGACATCCCGGTCCTCTACCGCGACGACGACATCGTCGTGGTCGACAAGCCGCACTTCCTGGCGACGATGCCCCGCGGACGCCACGTCGCACAGACGGCGCTGGTGCGTCTGCGTCGAGAATTGGGCCTTCCCGAGTTGAGCCCGGCGCACCGGCTGGACCGGCTCACCGCCGGGGTGTTGCTGTTCACCGTGCGCCGCCAGGTGCGCGGCGCCTATCAGACGATGTTCGCCCGCGGCGAGGTCGCCAAGACCTATCTGGCGCATTCGTCGGCGCCGAGCGCCCACGAGTTCCCCCTCACGGTCCGCAGCCGCATCGTCAAGCAGCGGGGGAGTCTGCAAGCCGTCGAGGAACCGGGCGAACCGAATGCCGAGACGGTCATCGAGGACCTGGGGAACGGCCACTATCGGCTGCGGCCGCGCACCGGGCGCACCCACCAGCTGCGGCTGCACATGGCGACCCTGGGATTGCCCATCACCGGCGATCCGCTCTACCCGGACATCGTCGACGTCGCGCCGGCGGACTTCTCCACACCGCTGCGACTGCTCGCGCACACCCTGGAGTTCCCAGACCCGCTGACCGGCCGGATCCGGAAGTTCAGCACCAGGCGCAGATTGCTCTGA
- a CDS encoding glycerol-3-phosphate dehydrogenase/oxidase: MSDPIFAPGNGQTFLGPDERVRAWQQLGSEQFDVIVIGGGIVGAGAALDAATRGLKVALVEARDFASGTSSRSSKMFHGGLRYLEQLEFGLVREALHERELSLTTLAPHLVKPLPFLFPLTNRWWERPYIAAGIFLYDQLGGAKSVPPQKHLTRAGALRLSPGLKRSSLIGGIRYYDTVVDDARHTMTVARTAAHYGAVVRTSSQVVALLREGDRVTGVQVRDSEDGQVTEVHGHVVVNATGVWTDEIQALSKERGRFRVRASKGVHIVVPRDRIVSEVAIILRTEKSVLFVIPWGTHWIIGTTDTDWNLDLAHPAATKADIDYILGHVNKVLATPLTHDDIDGVYAGLRPLLAGESEETSKLSREHAVAVPSPGLVAIAGGKYTTYRVMAEDAIDAAAEFIPTRVAPSITEKVPLMGADGYFALINQTGSVGAHYGLHPYRVRHLLDRYGSLIGEVLKLAENDPELLNPITEAPVYLKVEAAYAAAAEGALHLEDILARRMRISIEYPHRGVDCAREVAEVVAPILGWSADDIDREVSTYLARVEAEVLSQTQPDDESADALRAAAPEARAEILEPVPLT; this comes from the coding sequence GTGAGCGACCCGATCTTCGCGCCGGGCAACGGGCAGACGTTCCTGGGCCCCGACGAGCGTGTCCGCGCGTGGCAGCAACTCGGCAGCGAGCAATTCGATGTGATCGTCATCGGCGGCGGCATCGTCGGCGCGGGCGCCGCCCTGGACGCCGCCACCCGCGGCCTGAAGGTGGCGCTGGTGGAGGCCCGTGATTTCGCCTCGGGCACCTCCAGCCGCAGCAGCAAGATGTTCCACGGCGGGCTGCGCTACCTCGAACAGCTGGAGTTCGGTCTGGTGCGCGAGGCCCTGCACGAGCGCGAGCTGTCCCTGACGACGCTGGCGCCGCACCTGGTCAAACCGCTGCCGTTCCTGTTCCCGCTGACCAACCGGTGGTGGGAGCGGCCCTACATCGCCGCGGGCATCTTCCTCTACGACCAGCTCGGTGGCGCCAAATCTGTTCCGCCGCAGAAGCATCTGACCCGCGCCGGTGCGCTGCGGCTGTCGCCCGGCCTCAAGCGCAGCTCGCTGATCGGCGGAATCCGCTACTACGACACCGTCGTCGACGACGCCCGCCACACCATGACCGTCGCCCGCACCGCCGCGCACTACGGCGCCGTTGTGCGCACCTCCTCCCAGGTCGTCGCCCTGCTGCGCGAAGGCGACCGGGTCACCGGCGTGCAGGTGCGCGACTCCGAGGACGGCCAGGTCACCGAGGTGCACGGCCACGTCGTCGTCAACGCCACCGGGGTGTGGACCGACGAGATCCAGGCACTGTCCAAGGAACGCGGCCGTTTTCGGGTGCGCGCGTCCAAGGGCGTGCACATCGTGGTGCCCCGAGACCGCATCGTCAGCGAGGTCGCGATCATCCTGCGTACCGAGAAGTCGGTGCTGTTCGTCATCCCGTGGGGCACCCACTGGATCATCGGCACCACCGACACCGACTGGAACCTCGATCTCGCCCACCCGGCCGCGACGAAAGCCGACATCGACTACATCCTCGGCCACGTCAACAAAGTGCTGGCCACACCACTGACTCACGACGACATCGACGGGGTCTATGCCGGACTGCGTCCGCTGCTGGCGGGCGAAAGCGAGGAGACGTCGAAACTGTCGCGCGAGCACGCTGTCGCGGTGCCGTCTCCGGGCCTGGTGGCCATCGCCGGCGGCAAGTACACCACCTACCGGGTGATGGCCGAGGACGCCATCGACGCCGCCGCCGAATTCATCCCGACGCGGGTGGCCCCGTCGATCACCGAGAAGGTCCCGCTGATGGGCGCCGACGGATACTTCGCGCTGATCAACCAAACCGGCAGTGTCGGAGCGCATTACGGATTGCACCCGTACCGGGTGCGGCACCTGCTCGACCGTTACGGCTCGCTGATCGGTGAGGTGCTCAAGCTCGCCGAGAACGACCCCGAGTTGCTGAACCCGATCACCGAGGCCCCGGTCTACCTGAAGGTCGAAGCCGCCTACGCCGCGGCGGCCGAAGGCGCCCTGCACCTGGAGGACATCCTGGCGCGGCGCATGCGGATCTCCATCGAATACCCGCACCGCGGGGTCGACTGCGCCCGCGAGGTCGCCGAAGTCGTTGCGCCCATTCTGGGTTGGAGTGCCGACGACATCGACCGCGAGGTGTCGACCTATCTGGCCCGGGTGGAGGCGGAGGTGCTGTCGCAGACCCAGCCCGACGACGAGTCCGCCGATGCGCTGCGTGCCGCCGCACCGGAGGCGCGCGCCGAGATCCTCGAGCCGGTACCGCTGACTTGA
- a CDS encoding NAD(P)H-quinone dehydrogenase, whose protein sequence is MVTRIVIIGGGPAGYEAALVAAARGRDVAQVTVVDDEGLGGACVLYDCVPSKTLIASTGVRTELRRAGGMGFDIDIEDAKISLPQINNRAKTLAASQSADIGSQLLHQGVTIIGGRGELVDDIAGMASHRVKVTTHDGKVGVLKADVVLIATGASPRVLPNAVPDGERILTWRQLYELEELPTHLIIVGSGVTGAEFCNAYTELGVTVTVVASRDQILPHEDSDAAAVLEEVFNERGVTLVKNARAESVTRTGDGVTVKIADGRVVEGSHALMTVGSVPNTAGLGLERVGIELNPGGYIPVDRVSRTPAAGIYAAGDCTGLLPLASVAAMQGRIAMYHALGEGVSPIRLRTVASATFTRPEIAAVGIPQTAIDDGSVPARTLMLPLNTNARAKMSLLRHGFVKIFCRPATGVVIGGVVVAPIASELILPIALAVQNRISVTDLAQTLSVYPSLSGSIVEAARRLMAHDDLD, encoded by the coding sequence GTGGTAACGCGCATCGTGATCATCGGGGGAGGACCGGCGGGCTACGAAGCGGCACTGGTAGCTGCCGCACGGGGACGCGACGTCGCACAGGTCACCGTCGTCGACGACGAGGGGCTGGGCGGGGCGTGCGTGCTCTACGACTGCGTGCCGTCGAAGACGCTGATCGCCTCCACCGGGGTGCGCACCGAGCTGCGCCGCGCCGGCGGCATGGGCTTCGACATCGACATCGAGGACGCGAAGATCTCGCTGCCGCAGATCAACAACCGCGCCAAGACGCTGGCCGCATCGCAGTCGGCCGATATCGGCAGCCAGCTGCTCCACCAGGGTGTCACCATCATCGGCGGCCGCGGCGAACTCGTCGACGACATCGCCGGTATGGCCAGCCACCGCGTCAAGGTGACCACCCACGACGGCAAGGTCGGCGTACTCAAGGCCGACGTGGTCTTGATCGCAACCGGCGCGAGCCCGCGGGTGCTGCCCAATGCGGTGCCCGACGGCGAACGCATCCTGACCTGGCGGCAGCTCTACGAACTCGAGGAACTGCCGACACACCTGATCATCGTCGGATCGGGGGTGACGGGTGCGGAGTTCTGCAACGCCTACACCGAACTCGGCGTCACCGTCACCGTCGTCGCGAGCCGCGACCAGATCTTGCCGCACGAGGACTCCGACGCCGCCGCGGTGCTCGAGGAGGTCTTCAACGAACGCGGCGTCACGCTGGTCAAGAACGCGCGTGCCGAGTCGGTCACCCGCACCGGCGACGGCGTCACCGTCAAGATCGCCGACGGGCGCGTCGTCGAGGGCAGCCACGCGCTGATGACGGTCGGCTCGGTGCCCAACACCGCGGGCCTCGGGCTGGAGCGGGTCGGCATCGAACTCAACCCGGGCGGCTACATCCCCGTCGACCGCGTGTCGCGCACCCCCGCCGCAGGCATCTACGCCGCCGGGGACTGCACCGGTCTGCTGCCGCTGGCCTCGGTCGCGGCGATGCAGGGCCGCATCGCGATGTACCACGCGCTCGGCGAAGGCGTGTCGCCGATCCGGCTGCGCACCGTCGCGTCGGCGACGTTCACCCGGCCCGAGATCGCCGCGGTCGGGATCCCGCAGACCGCCATCGACGACGGCAGCGTCCCGGCGCGGACCCTGATGCTGCCGCTGAACACCAACGCCCGCGCGAAGATGTCGCTGCTACGGCACGGTTTCGTGAAGATTTTCTGCCGTCCCGCCACCGGCGTCGTGATCGGCGGGGTGGTGGTCGCGCCGATCGCATCCGAGCTGATCCTGCCGATCGCGCTGGCGGTGCAGAACCGCATCTCGGTGACCGACCTGGCGCAGACGCTGTCGGTGTATCCGTCGCTGTCGGGCTCGATCGTGGAGGCCGCGCGACGCCTGATGGCGCACGACGACCTGGATTGA
- a CDS encoding gamma-glutamylcyclotransferase: MPIYAAYGSNMHPEQMLQRAPHSPMAGTGWLHGWRLTFGGADITWEGALATIVEDPTSKVFVVLYDVTKEDEENLDRWEGSELGFHKKIRCRVERTSSDTDTEPVLAWLYVLDAWEGGIPSARYLGVMADAAEIAGAPPEYVHNLRTRPAGNVGPGSST; encoded by the coding sequence GTGCCGATCTACGCCGCCTACGGATCGAATATGCATCCGGAGCAGATGCTGCAGCGCGCTCCGCATTCCCCGATGGCCGGGACGGGCTGGTTGCACGGCTGGCGGCTGACGTTCGGCGGCGCGGACATCACCTGGGAGGGTGCGCTGGCCACCATCGTCGAGGACCCGACCTCGAAGGTGTTCGTCGTGCTCTACGACGTCACCAAGGAGGACGAGGAGAACCTCGACCGCTGGGAGGGCTCCGAGCTCGGCTTCCACAAGAAGATCCGGTGCCGGGTGGAGCGCACGTCGTCGGACACCGACACCGAGCCGGTGCTGGCGTGGCTGTATGTGCTCGACGCATGGGAGGGCGGAATCCCGTCGGCGCGCTACCTCGGGGTGATGGCCGATGCCGCCGAGATCGCCGGTGCGCCACCGGAATACGTGCACAATCTGCGTACCCGTCCGGCCGGCAACGTAGGCCCGGGCTCCTCGACGTAG
- a CDS encoding type IV toxin-antitoxin system AbiEi family antitoxin domain-containing protein translates to MNDELLALIDAQHGVATSGQILAHLPRRRFEKFVNTGVLERIWQGIYCLGEPDDGLRLHGLDLATGTRVAVCLGTAAAVHGFDTEQPRDLHVLNPPGCGLRDADGLVVHRREGAPLVVVDGRRVTSPAWTAVEVARSLRRPRALATLDAALRSGTCTRADLWRAALEQKGRRGIVAVRNLLPVADGRAESPGESVARLAMLDGGLPAPQLQYEIVDGNGDLRRVDFAWPEAGVVAEYDGFDWHSDPDALRRDRQRQLALMAVGLTVIPIVADDLRDGGRAIVARIGEQLTRARAA, encoded by the coding sequence ATGAACGACGAACTCCTGGCACTCATCGACGCACAGCACGGCGTCGCGACCAGCGGCCAGATCCTCGCCCACCTGCCGCGCCGCCGCTTCGAGAAGTTCGTCAACACCGGTGTGCTGGAACGGATCTGGCAGGGCATCTACTGCCTCGGTGAGCCCGACGACGGCCTGCGGCTGCACGGGCTGGACCTCGCGACCGGCACGCGGGTCGCGGTGTGTCTCGGGACCGCTGCCGCGGTGCACGGCTTCGATACCGAGCAGCCGCGGGACCTGCACGTGCTCAACCCGCCCGGATGCGGACTGCGGGATGCCGACGGCCTCGTGGTGCACCGCCGCGAAGGCGCGCCGTTGGTGGTCGTCGACGGGCGACGGGTCACCTCGCCGGCGTGGACGGCGGTCGAGGTGGCCCGCAGCCTGCGTCGCCCCCGCGCGCTGGCCACGCTCGACGCAGCCCTGCGCAGCGGCACCTGCACCCGCGCCGACCTGTGGCGCGCGGCACTGGAACAGAAGGGGCGCCGCGGCATCGTCGCGGTGCGCAACCTGCTGCCGGTCGCCGACGGGCGCGCCGAGTCACCCGGCGAGAGCGTCGCGCGGTTGGCCATGCTCGACGGCGGCCTGCCGGCGCCGCAGCTGCAGTACGAGATCGTCGACGGTAACGGGGACCTGCGGCGCGTCGACTTCGCCTGGCCGGAAGCAGGTGTGGTCGCGGAGTACGACGGGTTCGACTGGCACTCCGACCCGGACGCGTTGCGCCGCGACCGGCAGCGTCAGCTGGCGCTGATGGCCGTCGGGCTGACGGTGATTCCGATCGTCGCCGACGACCTCAGGGACGGCGGCCGCGCGATCGTGGCGCGGATCGGCGAGCAGTTGACGCGCGCTCGGGCGGCGTGA